aggagagggaccgtctttctaatgttacctgattatctgtaatgagaagagatcgccacgcccccgcgccattgaagtgaatgagcagagacatccatatgcataacttgtgcctcctgcagtcaatggatacgcaatccacaacccagtctctccattccttgttgtttctccagacgcgagtgttttctttgtcttccgtcaaacagttcacgcgatgggaaacgcatgcacaaacacgcgagtcaggaaatcgacgcggtttttggtattcttataaaatacgccactgcaaacagtacaatccttatttagttgcgtctaagcatatatctccgcacagcacgtttattaaacacaggatcactcgcatgtGAACACATAAgttaataggcttgttcgacttaatGCGGCACCACAAGAACCGGCAGCCGAATGACGTCAGAGtttcgcgagagcgatttaaaagcaaactcttccatataatttcgcggatcactctcgcggtagtttgacgtcacccggctgtcgatctttgcagcgccgcatgaagtcgaacaagccgactgctttcatgagcaacacgtgaggtaatggcggcggctgtaaacaaacattgagcaagtttatcgtgcaagtttatcatgcttgtcccttgttgtgtttctactataatgatataatgattacaaaaacacaactaagagtacaaacaacgataggcagttgttcttttgagctttttgctGCACACAAACCCTGTGTTCACTTTGATTAGGCTACCATggttttaaaaggtaacttatagcctacatgtgaaattaatgtaatatatatatatatatatatatatatatatatatatatatatatatatatattgtgtgtatttacatttaaattgaaaagtaaaccatcatggttttactacagagaaagttacattcctgttgaacatccccacaaggctcatgtggctcattatgcaacacttttgtctctcagctgtcaatcactgattattcaggagcattcccgcctccacgcatacagcctttcccaagcaaaagtgtcttagaaattgtaactcaatatcttgctttatgtgaacgagtaggccgaatgattttcacatcattttgaagaaaaaactctagactactagatcttgttttgaaaagtcttgggaaaacatgtttagaattagttttgtggacttatatcagtgacttaaaattgttgctttttcaaaaaccacgcataaacatttttctctcaaaaatacaaacatgtacatacatgttgattatatgatattgtagcccagtttgtgctgaacgcagtgttatgagacttttgccattaatatgtttttaagcaactgaaaaaagcacaaatgtcagtgcatgtcaaaacttccccagggccctaaaaaccccttagaccccagagggttaaaaatgttcaataaacaaagaatcacaaaaaaaagaaataaacaacaCAGGATTTTCCACCTGGCCCTCTTCTGGGAAAGGGAGTGGTGCAATCACCACATCCCGAAGAGCAGTCTCCGTCATCTCTAGGTCGctcgtctcagggccgcttcccCATGCGTTTACCGCCAGGTTTCACGGGATGCTGGACGGGCTTTGACTGGGGCATCGTAATGGGAACTCCACCCCTCTTAAGTAGCAGAGTCTTGACCGCAAGACTGCGATGGACATGTTCCCGCAATGAGAACATGAACCATCCACGAACGTTGCCTCCGCTTGTGCCAACCCCATGCACGTCATGCAGCGATCATGACCATCCGTAGATTCCAAATATCTGACGCATCTAGAAACACATGAGTGGAAAGCcatcttttaaaaaaacgcGAAAACACCCATGAACACGGGAGAAATGCTATCTTTAAAAAGACTCAAAAACCCCCGTGAAGCTCTTTTAATAGAAGCTACTCTTTTAGTTTGCTGAAGCTGATAGGGGTAGCTGGCCAATGCCGGAAGAGGTGAACGGCCGGTACCGCTACAGTGCtgaacaaaaaaacaagaaaagctCTCTCTCCAACTCTCAGCTGGAGCAGAAAACAACTACTCGGCTCTGAAGCGAAAAGTGAAATGCAGTTCAGCTGCTGGCTGTATTTATACTCTCCCGGTGAGGCGTGGCCGGCATATGCAAATACTGCATGCCGATGTTCATTGGCTCTCTCTAGTTACACTTGAAGCAGATTGGTTTCTCTGGCGAGCTCTCAATTCGTCTGTCATTGACGTAACGTCGTAGTGACCAACTGAAAGGGAATTGAgtctttgggccctattttaacgatctgaaacgcaagtccgaagcgcaaagcgcaagtgactttgtgggcggatcttgggcgctgttgctattttcccggcgggagaaatgaGTCTTGCGctgggcgcaaatcaataaggggttggtctgaagtaggttcattattcataggtgtggtttgggcgtaacgtcaaataaaccaatcagaacgtcatccaacattccctttaaacgcacgtgcgcaagttccatggcggattgctattattatggcggatttaccaggcgcacgccaggagcggttcacagccgaggagaccgacgttcttgtaagagcagtcaaagaaagagaaattattttgtatggggatgggagaaacccgcccaaatcagcgtcggttaaacaggcgtgggaggaaatagccacaattgtttcgtcagctggcatccccaggacGATGCACCAGTGCtgcaagcgctacaatgatatcaggagacgggggaagtccaagcttgccagcataaatcgggcacgccgtgtaacgggaggtggatctgcctctacacaggacctgacgccagcagaggacatcgctgcgtccactcTCACTGCTGAAAGCGTtgaagggtttgggggctttgaaatcggcacccaagaaacgcaagcactCCAACCCCAaggtacacttacaaatcaagttcacatacattaaggtttcttatgaaaacattttatttatcattatttacataaaataaatgtaatacagccacacaacaaatttctgaaaatattttaatcgttatatgcataatatttttttaacgcagccacacaataaataaaaataatgtaatagCTTCGCAGGAAGACCCTGGGGTCGCGGGCCGTGCGCACGGGCCATCTGAGGAGGGAACAGCGCATCAATCAAGACCTACACGCCGTGGCAGCATCGCTAGACCAGAAGACCACCCATTCCTGCAGCTCCAGCAAACCGGATTTGAAATGCTGGAGCGGGAGCTGTCCGGGATGCGGCGTAGTGTGAATGCCCGTCTTGACCGGGTGGCGATGTTGCTGCGGCCTCTTGGACGCATCTCCTCAAGCCTGGAGAGGATTGCTGCAGCCATGGAGCGTGCCCTTTCAAGCGCACCACCACCTCCTGTTGTGTCTCCTCCTGTTATGCCTATTCCTCCTTCCTCCACATCTCCGTCCACCCGTTCCACCAGAGGCACACCGCGCAATGTCATTCCAGGACCCTCAGGTGTCCAATCCCGCCAAGGCGCGCGTCGCAAAACTACCAGAGGTTAAGTGGCATTGGCACATGCAGTTCACCATCACGTCTCCTTAAGTCCTCTAATATTTCCCCATCTATGTCAACAACACAACCTTGATTTATGGAAATGTTATGTAAAACACAACACGCCACAATGATTGCTGTGACTTTTTGAGGACTGTAAAGAGTAAAGTGCCTCCTGATCTATCCAAACACCTAAAGCGCATTTTCAGAATGCCGAACGTTCGTAAAGTAAACTGTAAAGTGCCTCCTGATCTATCCAAACACCTAAAGCGCATTTTCAGAATGCCGAACGTTCGTTCAATTACAgagcgtgtttgtgtgtgtttccgATTAAACTGCATTTCACGCATTGTTGCTGGCATCAAAAATGGTGTCATCAGCCATGTCTTTAACGGATACCCATTGTCCCCTAACAGCCAACCATCCAACGGGGGATTCCCCTCGAAGATGGCAGGAATGGAAGAGTTTGCCAGTATGAATGAGTCGTGGCTCGAGCCAGGATAATTCGCAAAGACATGGGTGATTTTACTATAAGCATCGCAAATGACTTGTACGTTGATTGAATAGGTTCCCTTGCGGTTGATGTATACAAGTGCGTTTTCTGATGGGGCACGTAGCTGCACATGGGTGCAGTCTATACAACCAAGGATACCAGGGAACCCATACTTCGCACAAAATGCTTGCTTTGCTCTTTCCTGGCTGTCAGGTGTGACAGGGAATTTGATGTATTCCCCAGCATGTCAGACTAGACCTGATGTAACTGCATGTATAGCCAAACTTATGGCAGATTGTGAAATGCCTCCAATGGAGCTAAGGGGGTGTTGGAACGACCCAGACGCATAGAAATGTAATGCCCCTGTGACCTTTACTGCAACGGGCAAGGCATATGGAGAGGGTGCATCAGTCCCCAGCTCATCTGCCAGGAGATGACAGATGTCTGTCACAGCCTGGCGGGTCAGGCGTAGCTTGCGTAAACATTCCTCCTCACTGAGGGAGAGATATGTCAGTCTTGGCcagtgatgccggtaacgcgttacttagtaacgcgttacttagtaacgcgttactctaattttaccactttttttagtaacgagtaatctaacgcgttaatatttccaaaccagtaatcagattaaagttacttatccaagtcactgtgcgttactatttttgaaattttccttagtaaaatatatattttcttgtatatttcttcttgcgtctcgggaagtgaagtcaggtgtgcgacaagtcacgttttcagcacgagaacaattcaggtcacgtgtaagcgacacaaacgtaaacaacgtacaatggagagagaagagagatgcagctacaaaaacactacgtcaaataaaaaaaaaaacacacaatttgGAGTCGCGGCACGGCGCATACAGTCAAACTAAGAGCAAGTCCCACCCGGTGATGCGAAGCAGTGAGCAGGAGTTcatccactacccaaacaacaaaagctggacttcagtgcaaaaccagtaagtgtgggagagttgaagaacgaaagtaacaaagcgattttctccgagccttGATAACATCTTAatctcactatgacagcatattagcacataacctctgaaagagttgacaaatatcgcgttatttactcaccgatttccacgtgtagatccagaactgtgttttcaaccatgataagtacattccaaagcggtctttttttcttacaacgcgttgtttttctcgtttcatgtgttacaatactgataaatctacaaggtatttagtatataacatcctgaagacttctcagtttttcaaaataaaagtaagtcgagtttatagagtaagtagatcctgtcgggtcaaaagtaacacttgttagttttgtcccgctgctaatactgtgtataatatggtaaaaaattgatattattctaatttgatttaattttattttcatagtgttcaaactattgaattttttttgtctcagcaatttaagtttgtactgttggttgcttttgaaacatttgataaaactgaaatttaaaataaaaatgtaatttaattattttttacaaagataaatgacaaaataagtttgcagttacatattaaagaggtcatagtaatatatatttaataaaaacaactgtaacacaaaaatctatcatgttttgttgtgttacttttgacccacctgtgtgttactttcgtccctgctgtcaaggtcaaaagtaacaattcactactcttgtttaaagtgaaattatacagaagtcgttttacatttgttcaaaattccagctggttttgatagaccacacttgtgagttattgaccacaacaaaactatatctctgtctaaaacattaacttttaaaattaagtttttctgaaaatggcccctgctcacccctatttatgttaagtgaagtcaagaaagactatacttagttttttaaaacacaacagttcaacttaaaatgtcaggagatGCATTGTTGACGttattgttaaaaatgcacttccaataaagtgagtgttggcaaaaccggttgtcatttttaatgttgaggcagtgggggtgttggcagctactggaatgtaactaacaaagtaacttgtaatctaacttagttacttttaaaatcaagtaatctgtaaagtaacttagttactttttaaaggagtaatcagtaatcagtaatcagattactttttcaaagtaactgtggcatcactggtCTTGGCCGGTATACCCTCTCCCTCCGGCGTCTAATTCTCTGTCCCAAGACATACTCCATCTTACTGTGCAAAAGAAAAAATTTGAGCAAACTCAACTGGTAAGTTGAATACTAAGGTTTTTAATGTACTTACATATGGTAAAGGTGATTTCGTTGTCTTCCGATTTTTTTCCTGGTTCTTGACGGACAAACCAATTTGTCAGATGTCCTTATATACACATATGTCTTGTCACTTCTGGGCAAACAGGTCTGATCCGTCATTACTACAATTAGCCTGAATAATTAGTAAGCTACATTTATGTCTATTTTCTCCACATCTTTGTGCACACCACAATGATTTCGCTTATCTCATGTAttcaatttatgatttaatgatttcccttatgtcatgtattaatatttttattgtagcaatttatgattaatgatttcccttatctcatgtatttatatttttttattgtaacaatttatgatttcgcttatctcatgtatttatattttttattgtaacaatttatgatttaatgatttcccttatgtcatgtattaatatttttattgtaacaatttatgattaatgATTTCGCTTATctcatgtatttatattttttattgtaacaatttatgatttaatgatttcccttatgtcatgtattaatatttttattgtaacaatttatgattaatgatttcccttatctcatgtatttatattttttattgtaacaatttatgatttcgcttatctcatgtatttatattttttattgtaacaatttatgatttcgcttatctcatgtatttatattttttattgtaacaatttatgatttaatgattttccttatgtcatgtattaatatttttattgtaacaatttatgattaatgatttcccttatcacatgtatttatattttttattgtaacaatttatgatttcgcttatctcatgtatttatattttttattgtaacaatttatgatttaatgatttcccttatcttatatttttattgtaacactttattatttgcaaaaataactgttgcatctgtgtagattagataagcaatgcgcgttgtgcacgctatacattatggtcaggcatgcgcccttaaaatagcataatgaactacgcgcaacgcgccactgactttagactagttattttttttggttagtagcgcaattgttttttgaaactgcaaaatagcataacagatggtttgcgccggaacacgcctcctttttgcgctgaaccgcccagggaacgcaagttcattccctagtttgccgacgtgcgtctgtggagggaaaaacccgctttgcgccggtgcaaaatacgaaatgatacatgcgtcactgacaaagtcaattgcgctgggtgcaagatagggcccattatCTTGTAGATGCTAAGTTATTCTGAATCAACTGAAGGGTGGCAAAttacttttttcattttatataccATAACAGTACTTAGTTGTGTTTTGCACATACAATAAAAAGCAAGGAATTATTCATGCAAACAACCAAAGAAAACGTTGTAAATGGGCTCATTTTGTAGAGGAGGACCTTAGCTAAAAGATGATTTAGCATTTGTGGTTATCTGCGCTATCTGAGGCAGCTCACGCTCAAGTTTCATGTAAGTTTACAAAAGTCAATTTCATACCTAATTATTCATTAGaagattgttggatatgtgatgataatagaacaaaaaaaaatgatggaaacGTATTCATGTGAAtaagagctttcatttgatataagacttgcacatgtttgtcatttttgaaaaatatgaaatatatgaATATTGAATAATATACAAATTCCGGGGCggtagtgtaaattaagtgtaaataactttcttgcactaaaataaatgtcacaatgatgcatatctgcagaatgtagagattctaagctttcaaacaggaTCACATATGGGGTTCTGGTGTCATGACTGGGTAGGAgtgacaggacgcaaacgcaaagttcaaaataaataacatttaataataaaaacacgagggctgACACGGTGAATACAGGAACATCAACACAGGAAAAAGACAGGGTTGCAATGACAATAATCCGGTAACCAGTGTGACAGAACAaaggcatataaatacaaagacaattaaacaaatgacaGGTGTGGTGTATTGGCGTAATGAGTCAATGAAAGTCCAGGTGAGACGGATCAgtgcaatacacaaaacatgtcatggactagccgtgacataacccctccctctacgagtggctaccagacagtcacataaacacaaaacaaaaacaaagtctggtagcgagagtccaagggaggcgtggagggcttggggaccctggcgaagccggcagccgccgggatgagaccaacaggacggttggccggactgcgccaggagaaccggagcgatcgctccgagaaccgaggcagacgaattacccccctcctgggaatcatcgacgatcagatgcccccggaaatcatctcccatcccctcgcggaaacggacACCCtccctcggtagccaccccggggaaatgatcgggcgtggtccgttccggatccccctgcgagcaggatggtggtcctccgaaGGGACCGttgacgacgactcaaccgttgggggaccgcctgggccgatcctccgcccgcaggagcgagcgatcgctcagggtggtccccaagagacatcggggctgatggggaatgaaccccgatgtcactactccccctcgacgaaactcctgggggagccacCCTCCGTGAACCTGCTGCGTCCAGTTTGGCCGGATTATTCGGTCATGACTGGGTAGGAgtgacaggacgcaaacgcaaagttcaaaataaataacatttaataataaaaacacgagggctgACACGGTGAAtacaggaacacaggaacatcaacACAGGAAACAGACAGGGTTGCAATGACAATAATCCGGCAACCGGTGTGACAGAACAaaggcatataaatacaaagacaattaaacaaatgacaGGTGTGGTGTATTGGCGTAATGAGTCAATGAAAGTCCAGGTGAGACGGATCAgtgcaatacacaaaacatgtcaCGGACTGGCCGTGACATCTGGGTCCAAGACAGaccattaaatattaaaggaatatttagTTGAAAGTAATTTTGGACAATTTTGGATCCTGTACAGGGTCCGCAGAGTTCATGGTTCCTCTTAAAACAAACATATAAGCCCTCCTATACATTTCCTAACCAGCTAGTCATTATCAAAGTTCCTTTTGTACTTTTAGAAAATGTTCAGGAATGTTAAAAAGGTGTTGATACTGTGAACTGTATATTTTGTACATACAGATATCACAGCATTATGACAGACAGAAATTTTTCATTTTGATCTTTGGCCCTTGGATTTTGAGTTTGGTGGACCCACTGATGATGATCATAAGCGCTTACCTGTTTCTTTACTGTGCAGGAAACACTATTGTACATTGTTACTGTGAACATGTTGCCATTACAACACTGGCGTGTGCTGACAGAGAAGAGAATTGTTATCCTGCTTTTATTATTGCAATGAAAGTGCTGCTGGGTTCACTTGCTACTATTGTTTTCTCTTACTGTGCTATCATTGTGGCCGTTCTGCGTATATCGAGTGCTCAAGGAAGACTGAAGACTTTGTCCACCTGCAGTCCTCAGCTCATCATTATTACTCTGTTTTTCTTAGCCagatgttttaattatttatctAGCAATATTAACATATAGTTCAGTACTGATTTGAGATTGGTCATTGTTATGATGTATAGCCTCTTGCCACCAATGATTAACCcctttatttattgtttaagaaCAGATGATGTGAGAAAACTCTTAGTGGCACAATTGCTTAAATCAAGGAGGCCATGATCCATATGTCTGGAGTTTATCTCATGACGAGACAGGAAAACACCTTAGACTGTTGGCCAGTTTCTGAAattatgtgtttgtttaatgtgtACAGTATACAGTTTTGTACAGTATATGTTTTTGTTAATTTAATAATAGTTTAATCAAcatcaacacacacattcagTGTCCTGTACATGTAATAAGAGCACTAATGTTATTGTAACTGTTAGTTGCTTGTTTACTCAGTGTGTTATGAtaccttttaataatttgcCCTGAAGAAATGTATTCAATTGcagatgtattttatttgtattttgagAAAACTAAAGACATGACAGTATTTGCCACAATGGTATAATTTAGAGGTAACAAACTGATCATACACCAAAACAACAAGTCAAGAGAAGAGTCATTCAAACTAGATGATAACGTTAACTataaaaatatcatttttaaaatCGTTTAAACTGAAAGAGAATAGAAAGTTCACAAAACAGCTATATGACAATAAAACCACAAGAATTTTATCACTTTCGTGGCAATTTTATTCCAACAGATGAATGATATAATATTGACAGCAAATCAAATCTTCTCAAAATTAAAGTGTTTGTGAAGTTTAAACAGCAGATAAAACTGGGGAAACTCTTTACTGAGGTCTGTAACATAAATACCGGCTGGATGCGTTGTACTGTTTTTAGTCTACTAtgtttttagtttttagttCTACACTGACTATTCCAGTAAAGATAATAGATTACACTAACTAGATTTACTGCTAGACATAGATAAAACGCAGCGTATTAAGGACATCTGCTGTAATAtacattataataatatatatacattaaaaaacagcacagtaatttttaaaatgatctTTTTAATTGGTGGTTTTTCTTTATAAGCATtttgaaaatggtttaaaatgtaattgatGGGATTTAACATTGTTAGAACAACAATGACAGTGATGTGCTGATGACTCTTACAttgaagaaaaaagaaaacataaatGCAACAATGTATATGCAAATAGTACTTATTATTACATCCCAACCGTTAATGACAGCACaacatttaattacattaaTTCATTACATGCATTTATCTATTCAttctgttttaaaataaactgttaccaatttacttttaaaagttcataaaagaaaaagtacatttacaagTTTTACTGAATTACAGTCCATTTAAAATCCCTTAAATTGGCACAggcctgtttttaaacacttttcgaattaaattttttatttcagctgtgtttaaaacgTAAATAATGGGATTTAACATTGGCGGAGTCGCGCATGCCAGAGTTGCGCTGATGATTCTTGCATTGGAGGAGAGAGAAGATGTTAATGCAATaagataaatacaaataatgggAAGAAATAATGACGCCACCAACAGCAGGTGAGAAACACAGGTCTTCAAAGCTTTCAAACGTCCTTCCCAAGTTGTGATTTTAGTTAAGGCAAGAAAAATGCCTAGATATGATAGCACGATAAGTATCAATGGTGCTATAAGGTATAAACCTGTGTTAAGTTTAGCTATAAAAAAATTTATGCTATTGTCATTACATGCCAACCTAAACACTGGTCCatgatcacaaaaaaaactttgtattACATTAGATTTACACATTGAAAGTCGGCTGATAAAATACACAGTCAGGGCCATCAGAAATGCATTAAATGCCCATACTGCTGAACATATTAAAGACATGACAGTATTAGTCACAATGGTGTGATATCTTAGTGGAAGGCAAATTGCAACAAACCGATCATATGCCAGAACAACAAGTGTGAAAGATTGCATCGTACCAAAGAaggaaacaaaaaacatgtttgCCAAACAAGCATTATAGGAGATGTACTGTGACTCAAAAACAAACGTTCTCATCATGTTAGGAATCAAAGCATTAGTTTCACCAAAGTCAGCCAAAGCCAAATTAAACACACCAATGTACTTTGGACTGTGCAGACTTCTGTCAAAGGCTATAATGAGAAGAACTGTACAGTTCCCAATTATAGCAATAATGTAAGtgcaaaataagaaaatataataATAGTGGCTGTGTGGTACACCCGTAAGTCCAGCGATAAAAAAGTATTCAGGATGCACAattgagacattcacatggAATAAACTGGTATCATTGGCATTCATAGTAACTTTGAGTTTGATCTTCTGCCAGGGATGATAATAGAAATTACAAGaatactttaaaatgtaaagaaagAAATGCATAACAATGTTTTtcacacaaacatttttcaaattcTAGAAATATACCTTCatgtaaattaaaatataaaatgcataATATTTGAAACACAGACCTGTACAGATAAACTAAACATAAATCTAAAGAAAGCCTGAGTGACCAGTGACAGCTTAACAGTAAGCTTCTTTAAATGACTCAGCTGTGAATAAAAGCTTTTTTTTCTCTCATAGCAAAGATCACTGGATATGTTTGTCACCGAATCCAAATATATATCCATTGATACGACCCTAGCAAAAGCATTCAGACAACACAATGATGTAATACTAAATGCTTTAACCAATAGTTTGCATAAACAGTTTGTTGTTGACAAATGCTGCATCTTAATCATAAAAAGGTTTTGAAAATCAGCAATAAATAATTTTGcaaaaaatgtactgtatgaagtgtaaaaacaaagattttctggtaacactttaaaataatggccAATACTTAATAGGTAGTTACACAGGAAATAATGCAGAACAAATGGTTAGTGCTGCATTAATACTGTTATCACTACTGGTAACTAATAAAGAAGAGCGATTAACTAATCAGTAGTTAATAGCATACTAATATTTGGGTTAAGTAACAATTAGTTACTTATTACTTATTTAATAGTCATTATTAACTATTACATGTTGAATAAATCCTGGTGAGCAATACATTAACTAAGACATATTTAAAAAGACAATTAACTACATATTAACAGTTGCTGTAAATTAATTAtgatgtgtgtgcatgcgtgcagACAAAGGTCCACTCTACTGTTTGTGTTGTTACTCGCTTCAGGTTGCATAATGTTACTTCATGCCTTTACAGTAGAATTTCTTTTATTGATAATAGTGTGGTTATTATAAAAGTACAGGATTGTGTCTTTACTAGGGGATTACAATGATTTGTACCTTAGAATACACTTTCTTATAATTCATTGTGCTAATTACTAGtacattaccatgtttttaactttaaaataatggtcaagattttaagtaatttcttaagatttatgtcttaagtccttagtaattaactctttcaccgccag
This sequence is a window from Misgurnus anguillicaudatus chromosome 24, ASM2758022v2, whole genome shotgun sequence. Protein-coding genes within it:
- the LOC129437350 gene encoding olfactory receptor 1M1-like; its protein translation is MHFFLYILKYSCNFYYHPWQKIKLKVTMNANDTSLFHVNVSIVHPEYFFIAGLTGVPHSHYYYIFLFCTYIIAIIGNCTVLLIIAFDRSLHSPKYIGVFNLALADFGETNALIPNMMRTFVFESQYISYNACLANMFFVSFFGTMQSFTLVVLAYDRFVAICLPLRYHTIVTNTVMSLICSAVWAFNAFLMALTVYFISRLSMCKSNVIQSFFCDHGPVFRLACNDNSINFFIAKLNTGLYLIAPLILIVLSYLGIFLALTKITTWEGRLKALKTCVSHLLLVASLFLPIICIYLIALTSSLSSNARIISATLACATPPMLNPIIYVLNTAEIKNLIRKVFKNRPVPI